A region from the Mariprofundus sp. NF genome encodes:
- a CDS encoding Txe/YoeB family addiction module toxin has product MTKLLCWTDEAWSDYLWWQTQDHKTLKRINRLIQDTIRTPFVGIGKPEALRENLSGFWSRRIDETNRLIYAVDDNRLTIISCRYHY; this is encoded by the coding sequence ATGACTAAGCTTCTCTGCTGGACTGATGAAGCGTGGAGTGATTATCTCTGGTGGCAGACACAGGATCATAAAACTCTGAAGCGTATCAACAGACTCATTCAGGATACGATACGCACCCCTTTCGTAGGTATCGGCAAACCCGAAGCGCTGCGGGAAAACCTCTCCGGCTTCTGGTCACGCCGAATTGATGAAACCAACCGTCTGATTTATGCCGTCGATGATAATCGCTTAACCATCATCTCCTGCCGCTATCACTATTGA
- a CDS encoding type II toxin-antitoxin system Phd/YefM family antitoxin codes for MQVVNFTEARNNLKRILDEVVADADYTVINRRDADDTVVMSLDSFNSLMETVHLLRSSANATHLQRSIEQFNQGKTAEHPLTND; via the coding sequence ATGCAGGTAGTGAACTTCACCGAAGCGCGAAATAATCTGAAGCGAATACTGGACGAAGTGGTTGCAGATGCCGATTACACCGTCATCAATCGCCGTGATGCTGATGATACCGTTGTCATGTCTCTGGATTCATTTAACAGCCTGATGGAGACCGTTCACCTGCTGAGATCATCAGCCAATGCAACACATCTGCAAAGATCTATTGAGCAGTTCAATCAGGGGAAAACAGCAGAGCACCCACTGACAAATGACTAA
- a CDS encoding PilZ domain-containing protein, giving the protein MQQHQSREYSRSKISIAAELIPEGGEAMQVEVKDLSLHGIMVHAEKLLEIGQKCQIRIMVGHYQQELPITAEGSVVRIQGSDFAIQFDSVGVESNEELERKILTSSNDPDQCLKEFTQEEMLFDPLSANDFDPSEPH; this is encoded by the coding sequence ATGCAACAACATCAGAGCAGAGAGTATTCACGATCCAAAATATCGATAGCTGCTGAGCTTATTCCCGAGGGTGGCGAAGCGATGCAGGTTGAGGTCAAAGATTTGAGTCTTCATGGCATCATGGTTCATGCCGAGAAGCTACTGGAGATCGGGCAAAAGTGTCAGATTCGAATCATGGTTGGCCACTACCAGCAAGAACTGCCGATCACTGCCGAGGGTTCAGTCGTAAGGATCCAGGGTAGCGATTTTGCGATTCAATTTGACTCTGTCGGTGTTGAATCCAACGAAGAGCTGGAGCGTAAAATCCTCACCAGCTCCAATGATCCCGATCAATGCCTGAAGGAGTTTACGCAGGAGGAGATGCTTTTTGATCCCCTCTCAGCCAACGATTTTGACCCGTCAGAACCACACTAA